The Anabas testudineus chromosome 1, fAnaTes1.2, whole genome shotgun sequence genomic sequence CTTCATTAAGTAACTTGTGTATTGTAACCTGTGACAGTGCAGATTCATTCTCTCTTAACAATAAGTTGACAAAAGGACATGAAAACTGAAACCTCTGGGTCTGAAAAGCAGATTTTACTCACACAGCGGGGCCCGGGGCTGTGAGGAACTTCTGCAGTCCGTTCTGACCCCCAGACGCTCTCAGCTTGTCGGCCAGCAGAGGGAAGATGGAGTGGGAGCTCCGCAGGCTCATACAGTTCACTACCAGCATCTGTACTGACGACAGCTCCGCCTGTTGGTGgaggcagaagaaaaacacaaacaaaagaaagtcaCACATCCTGTTAAAGACCTTCTCTTCATGATCCGAGATCTGGGTCGAGCCCATTACTAGTTTGGGACCCACTACAGTAACCTGTAGTCACATGTTCTTAAGGGAATGTAGACGTgagtaaagtaaagtttctATGTCTGTGCACTAAACTATCAAAGTACCTTCATCTCCTGCAGGACGCAGTTGAGACAGGCCGTCTTGCCAGTTCCTGGAGCTCCTGAGATGTAGAGGCTGCCGGGGAGACGCTGCAACACCTTCTCCTCCAGGAAGGAGCGGATGGACGCTCGCTCAGCTTCTCTGGACAGGAGCCGCTCAGGGACGGCGGTGTGGAGCGCCTGCTTCACGCTGTGAAACCTCGACTCTGATGAAGACACAGCTCGGTTAATAAAGCAGTCGAGAGACAACTATATCAACCAAGACCAGTGTGAATGACTTGACAGGATAAAATATAGACTATTCAAAGACTTGATCATGCTGAAACAATCATTTCCATCTTTAACTGAGTAATTCTCAGTTTGaaggagacaaaaacatttaacagaaaGTGAATCAGTAACCATTCTCCCCGTTTCAATTGGATATGATGAATATTttctggttccagcttctcaaatatgAAGATCTTAGGTTTTAGCTGTGCTCACTTGGATTCCCATGATAGATCTGAAACTactctgacattttacagatgaaAATGAATCGTATTTTAGGAGTGTGAGGTAAATTCAGCCCTAACTTAGGTTTATCACAATAAAAAGGTTCCAACAGACTGAAACTCACTCTCTGCAAACAGCCGAGCGACTGGCGGCTTCTTCTCAGACGTCTGACCCACAGGACTTCCAGCAGGTGTTTCCTGTCTCCTCGGCGATGATCTGGCCGGGGGAGAGACCGGCTGTCGTGGTGAAGACTGGAGCAGCTGACGACGAGCCGAGACCGGCGAATTCTCATCAAACCTGAGTTTCCGTGGAGATGCGGCCGCCAGTTTGCTCTGCTTCGGTGGCGAACCCAACAGGATGGCACTGAGGTTGCAGCTGTTGTCATCACCTTACGAGATAAAACCTGTTAACATTTCCTTTTACAGATAACATAGCCTGTGtctttctgcatttttcttATCGGTGGTCTCTTACCTGTGCGTTTTCTGGGGCTGAGTGGAATCCGGGTTTGAAGACTGGGAGATGAAGGTGGCAGCGGCTGCGCGGCAGGACGTCTGGGTGAGAGGGGAGATGGACTGTTGACCGGTGGTTTTggtgagagaggggtgaggcGGTCGACGAGGCGTCTGGGTGAGAGAGGGGTGGGCTGGTCAGCAGGGCGTCTCTGGGAGAGCGGTCCGATCCGGGTCAGGGCTACAGGGAGGTGCTGGGGTTCATGTTTGGTCGGTGAAGAGACCGAAGATTTCTCCTGCTGGGGCGTCTTGGGGCGAGAAGAAACTCTGTAGGACTTACGGCGAGGGAACGACAGCGTGGGCTGAGCCGGACCCTGAGAGCGCGTGCTGGGCATTCTGTGTCTCCCTAAAACCAAAAGACAgaagtttggttttaaaaacctaaataaagtcgttaaaatgacaaaaaaaacgTCTGAGAAATAATCACACATAACTTTAACATTAAACACTGGTAGATACCAAGAATATATGTAGTAATAGAATCTTTTATATAAAACTACTAATAATAACTATTTGATACCTAAATCTGAACTTAtgcattaaaatttaaacaaaagaaaacaaatagttttataCACATTAAATCTCTGGTGATTGATgctgaaaactaaaataacaaaaagaaatttaacatttaagtgATATTTTACCAAACATTTCCTCCTTTTACAAACATGTTTCATGATCAACAGTGAACTGATGGTTAAACTTAAACATCACATCAACCTAAAACCATGTTTTATAATGTCGGGTAGTgaatattgtaaatataaagaataaataatgtgttaaagTTTAGAAATCTGTAGAAAAAGTTTCTTATTTAACGTCAAACAACGAGCAGAACAAACAACATGGCTGTTTAATGGCGCCAAAACAGCAGCGCTTTAAAACACCTCGAGTGTTcgaaaatacacaaaaatacacgAAAATACACGAAAATACACCACAAACAACCAACATGACGAGAGGAAACATGTCAGCTTCACACAAACCATCATTTTGATCGAGTGATTTGACGATAATTATGTAAAAGAGACGAGATGTGGAGGTTTAAAGAGAAACGGAACTCAGAGTGAAAGCAGCGTCTTTAATCCGTTAAAACTCAACACTGAGGCTCTTTGCTGCTTCATTATATCGCTGCTGGTGGATTTACCTTTGTAAAAATGTTGGAAGAGGTCTTCTCGGTTCGGTTTCTCGTCTTGGACCCGGTCCTGCTCACTTTCCGTCCTCCTGCTTTCACAAAATGAGCCGTAGCGCCAAATCTTCCTGAAACCGCCACTTCGATCAGCTGTGTTTCCCGCTGCcgctctctgattggtcagagcaGCCGAGGACGCGATGCTGATTGGCCATCAGCCCAGACGGAAGTTGCGTCACGCCAGAGGCGGAAGTTTCACTGAAACGACGTTTTTGGCGGAATCGAATTTTCCCGggaaatgaaatatttactcAAACAAAAACACGTCTGAAGTTtttatactttacttttaaaacgTTCCGtttcattttattactttttatccTCTATAGCGAATCAATGCTTTGGAGTGAAGCAGTTAAATCTGGCTCTTCATCTAAGTccagagtattaacaaacaACATGTGCATAAAGTaagaacacaaaagaaattGAGATGTTTCTAAAGAAAACCTTATACCAGCATGTGTGCaggtatttacagtaaaaaccCACACACTTGATGTGTACAAAGGGTATTTGAAGTTTTGAAGCAAATAAAAGTACACTTAATGTATTAAAACGTTTTCGACATCAATTACAACTTAAAGTACTGTAAgtgtatttaatttactgtcCATACTGTAGTTAAAATTAGTGTCAGTCACACTCCAATGTTTTCTCTCCCTTGTGCAAAGTAAGTGTTTGGCAAAATGAACAAATCCCAACTTCCAGTGTTTGAGTTTGACTCATCCACTGttacagagaacacacactttttatcAGTGCAAatcttttcagtttctgttaCAGAGAACATGCTTCACAAAGTACCAAAAGCACAAGTACGCCACTAAAAAACTGATTTCTCTGGTTCATGTTTAACTGCACGTTAGAAATATAGTTAAGTCAAAATAATTGCCTCAAAGGAGAAGAGATCATTGGCTTTCACAAACAAGGTAAAcgataaataaagaaagaaggtACTTCATGTTTCTAGAGACACTGTTGGAAACATAGATCATAGGGTCAAAGTTAAAGGAACTATGTTTACACCACCTGGATGTGGCAGAAAAGGAAGCTATCAAGGGCTAAAACCAGACATGACCAACCTGCAGCATGGTACAAACACAAGCCCTGAGGTCTCGCACACGCACCACTACTGAGCCAAAAGCACAGAACAGTCCTCTGTACTATAATCTACTCAAATCCTATAAATAAGACACTGAGGTGGAGATTCAGTTCTGCTGTGTGGAACTTTTTTGGCACATGGATCAGTGGTAGTTtggaggaagaagaatgaaGCGTATGATCCATAAGCCACAGTTGAAACAGTTGAAAGTCATTTGTAATGATCTAGATGTCTCACGTCTTGGTGTGACATGTAGATGAACTGTTACCTTCCCTCTTCACCGAACCAACATGCCAGCATAAAGCAAAGAGCAGTCAGTAACAGAAACTTCACACAGCTTTTACAAACAgtaacagagacaaaaacacacatttaacacacagtgAAGTCACATTGTCAGTAActgaaataacacaaaactGAGTGGTGGTGAGATTCATACATTATCTCACTGTGACCAGGTCTTAACCTCATGTAAAGCCCACATACATGGATCCAGcagcataaacacatttatcatcagaaaatgaagacctcaaataaagaaataataaatatccaTTATTTCTGCTCCATGAGTCATGTGGCATCACTTTGTGAAGGAACTGACCTGATGTCTTCAAATGAACCAAGAATCAGGTCCTGTCCACCTTTGTTACAGCAagagtttcagtttttcacCTTTTTGTACACGTTACATAAATAACCCCCAACACTGTTAAATCTTTAAAGTACAGGCTCCATGTCATGTTATTGATCTACTAGTAGTACTTGTACTATAGTATTTTGTGGCTGTTTTACCACTGATCAGACACCACAAGTACTAAATATTCATGCCAGGACACGTCAGTAAAGAAATCAATAAGACATTATCCCGTGAGTACTGCCGATATACATTTGATGGAACATTTTACTACTTCTGCTTGTTCATATCTTTGTactattttgattattttgatTTAATGGTTCCCTGTAACTTTCACTAAAGAAATATTATTACTCGTTTCTCAGGAGTAGCGATAGTTTtatattcaattttttttacagtagaaGAACTGAGACCTGATGTTTGTAATGAAACAGTGTTAAAACCCAGAACTGTGGATTTCATTAACTGTTATAGTGAGTTAAGAACAGAGGGAAAAATGACTGCAGAGACCATAGGTTGgggttaaaatgtgtttttgtatttcataaATTTCACAAAAGCTTTAAAAGTAAACCATAGTTgggacaaaagaaaacaaatacagaaaaacaaataaacacaaacaaactgcacataAACAAGTTGCAAATCGTACGATGGTCCTTATTTCACTCCAACCAACATCGTTTTGGTTTAAAGTAGAGCACCAGTGTTTTGATCCTTAAACAGTTTCAAAATCAAGTCAATTTCTCTCGTCACCCTACaaaaagctgctttcacacatccGAGTTGTTCAGCTCGGAGATTACCGGCGTACAAAGTCCGTGTAATGTCCGACTGAGCCCAGGTGTGACCACAGCAGGTAACAGGAGTGTTCACTACAGCAACGTTTATTACAAAGGCAGCAAGGATAagatttaaagacaaaataagatcGACAACAGTCATGAAACACTACAGTACTGAACTAAAGTATGAGACGACAGCGGGTGCTTTCCACTCCGATTATAGAGGCGACCTTTAAAGCCAAATCATGGTCTATTGTGGAAAAGGCaccacagtaataat encodes the following:
- the cdc6 gene encoding cell division control protein 6 homolog — translated: MPSTRSQGPAQPTLSFPRRKSYRVSSRPKTPQQEKSSVSSPTKHEPQHLPVALTRIGPLSQRRPADQPTPLSPRRLVDRLTPLSPKPPVNSPSPLSPRRPAAQPLPPSSPSLQTRIPLSPRKRTGDDNSCNLSAILLGSPPKQSKLAAASPRKLRFDENSPVSARRQLLQSSPRQPVSPPARSSPRRQETPAGSPVGQTSEKKPPVARLFAEKSRFHSVKQALHTAVPERLLSREAERASIRSFLEEKVLQRLPGSLYISGAPGTGKTACLNCVLQEMKAELSSVQMLVVNCMSLRSSHSIFPLLADKLRASGGQNGLQKFLTAPGPAVLLVLDEMDQLDSKAQDVLYTIFEWPYLPKSRLSLIGIANALDLTDRILPRLQARPHCRPLLLNFPPYSREELAAIVQDRLTQASAEGIVDTSAVQFCARKVSAVSGDARKALDICRRAVEIVESDERKKAADSKAESKASRVSLPQVARVLSEVYGDRMASPSGGGSDGESFPLQQKLLVCCLLLLIKNGKSKEIVLGKLHEVYSRLCAQRQMSGVGQGECLSLCSLLESRGIFALKKGKEARLTKVFLKIEEKDVENALKDRTLIGSILAAGLPS